In the Geovibrio ferrireducens genome, one interval contains:
- a CDS encoding permease has product MKERNIFLILAAMFGFIYFVPFSSPKVSGAILEAFYLLQDYVREHTLTCLIPALFIAGAMSIMISQASVVKYFGAEAKRVTAYGVASVSGSILAVCSCTILPLFAGIYSRGAGIGPAIAFAYSGPAINILAIVLTARVLGAEMGIARALGSVVFAVTIGLIMALIFKDEAKTQSAPKRAQAARSSRSAGMTVLFFAVMSAGLVFATWAKPDFESGRLFSLIYSLKWYLAAVSLLLTVYLSFRYMKSDERRTWMTETWSYSKMIIPLLFIGVFAAGFLLGRPGHEGIIPSLYIENLVGGNSLRAVLTASVIGAFMYFATLTEIPILQGLIGAGMGKGPALALLLAGPALSLPSMLVIRSVIGTKKTAVYVLLVIVMSTAAGMIYGKF; this is encoded by the coding sequence ATGAAAGAACGAAATATATTCCTTATCTTAGCGGCCATGTTCGGGTTCATTTATTTTGTGCCGTTTTCCTCTCCGAAAGTCTCCGGAGCCATACTGGAGGCCTTTTACCTTCTTCAGGACTATGTCAGGGAACACACCCTCACCTGCCTTATCCCCGCTCTTTTCATAGCCGGAGCTATGAGTATTATGATCTCTCAGGCCTCTGTGGTCAAGTATTTCGGTGCTGAGGCAAAAAGAGTTACGGCGTATGGAGTTGCATCTGTTTCAGGAAGCATACTTGCTGTCTGCTCCTGCACCATTCTGCCTCTGTTTGCCGGAATATATTCCAGAGGTGCGGGCATAGGCCCTGCCATTGCTTTTGCTTATTCCGGTCCGGCAATAAATATACTCGCAATTGTACTCACCGCAAGAGTGCTCGGCGCTGAAATGGGTATTGCACGTGCGCTCGGTTCTGTGGTGTTCGCGGTGACAATCGGGCTGATAATGGCTCTTATCTTCAAAGATGAGGCAAAAACGCAGAGTGCCCCCAAACGGGCTCAGGCTGCCCGTTCATCACGCTCCGCAGGCATGACAGTTCTCTTTTTTGCGGTGATGAGCGCCGGGCTGGTATTTGCCACGTGGGCGAAACCTGACTTTGAAAGCGGCAGACTTTTTTCGCTTATTTATTCACTAAAATGGTATCTTGCTGCTGTTAGTCTGCTTTTAACGGTTTACCTGTCTTTCAGGTACATGAAAAGCGATGAACGCAGAACATGGATGACAGAAACATGGTCATACTCTAAAATGATAATTCCGCTTTTGTTCATAGGAGTTTTTGCTGCGGGTTTCCTTCTGGGCAGACCGGGGCATGAGGGTATAATTCCCTCACTGTACATAGAAAACCTTGTTGGCGGAAACAGCCTGAGGGCAGTTCTCACTGCATCGGTGATAGGCGCTTTCATGTATTTTGCCACTCTTACGGAGATACCTATTCTTCAGGGACTCATAGGTGCAGGTATGGGCAAAGGCCCCGCTCTGGCTCTTCTGCTGGCTGGTCCGGCGCTGAGTCTGCCCAGCATGCTGGTTATCAGGAGTGTTATAGGAACCAAAAAAACTGCGGTGTATGTTCTGCTGGTGATAGTGATGTCCACAGCCGCAGGTATGATATACGGAAAATTCTAA
- a CDS encoding thioredoxin family protein, protein MIIKVLGPGCHNCQIVHENVLKAVEELERTDITVEYVKDTAKISKYVMATPGVVIDEVVVHEGKPLPTVDIIKEMIIDEEYDFGDGESSGGCGCGGCGC, encoded by the coding sequence ATGATTATAAAAGTTCTCGGACCCGGATGCCACAACTGCCAGATTGTTCACGAAAACGTGCTCAAAGCAGTGGAAGAGCTTGAACGCACTGATATTACAGTGGAATACGTGAAAGATACCGCGAAAATATCAAAATACGTCATGGCTACCCCCGGTGTAGTGATAGACGAAGTTGTGGTTCATGAAGGAAAGCCCCTCCCCACTGTGGATATAATCAAAGAGATGATAATAGACGAGGAATACGACTTCGGCGACGGCGAAAGCTCAGGCGGATGCGGTTGCGGCGGATGCGGATGCTGA
- a CDS encoding beta strand repeat-containing protein: protein MSLRKTLLFILSALMLVLAACSGGSSGGGDDGKVRLENIVISPPSASIIIGRTVQLEAVALYSDDTSVDITVNPEADWRSSDNAIATVSQTGLVTGYANGTATITVEYKNVTKSATVLVGDGEILIGVAVTPTKPTLSLGSSNQLTATGVYHNTALGKVTKDVTATAVWESSAPAVAGVNNNSGSKGFVLSASAGTTNVTASLGGFTGTAVITVSSATLQRVEIEPDEPVNAAGATRQLTLVGYYSDGTTRNVTADATWVSQSTNVATVSNASGSKGLVNTLAVGTSVIVAAVGSITDTTTIHVEPISVTSIDITPAVVSLPSGTTVQLTATGTYSDGSTQDVTSYASWSTSNGARATVSGGLVTGVSAGTANITATVGAVSRSVTVTVTAAALVSIEITPPVASIANGFDQQFTATGIYTDGSTADITETAVWDSSNGAAATVSNAAGTKGLASSLAAGSTQVTASVGMISSGAATLTVTPATVQSIQITPEAPSVPLGLTQQFTATATYSNNTTMDVTALVTWSVESPVASISNAAGTRGMAYTLAQGSTVITATLGGLSDTTNFTVTPAVLNTVQVTPLTASMSKGSTQQFTATGIYSDNTNVNITSSVTWASTNAASASVSNAMGTNGLVTAVNTGTATISASLSGVTGTSAVTVTAVALTHISVTPASSSVALGATRQMTAIGIYSDYSTQDITELVTWSSSAASVAAVSNAAGTKGLATGIAEGTATLTASYSGVTGTASLTVNPAALTSIVLNPIMVNSLPVGSTRQFLATGYYSDGSSMDVTAIAAWSSSVTARATVSNAAGSKGLVTAISAGLTNITAAIGSVTSANAPVTVTPATLTAINITPVVPSAYEGTTVQFTATGVYTDGTSGDITSAVTWISDNPAVASISNVAGTKGLATAIANNATPVTIIAYLSGAAGSTTLKVDAATLTSIAVTPAGVSVALGNSQQFTATGTYSTGFTADITEQVTWTLSDYSIASISNTAGSRGFAVSVAQGSTTVTATLGSVTSPSVTLTVNPATLTNITVTPAPFSVVVGEVVQLTAIGHYSNGSTSIITETANWTSLMTSRATVGNTAGVDKGLVTGVVAGSTTIRATVGAVIGSSAVTVTGYAITSISLTPPAATIANGATQQYTAIATYTNGSTEDITNAAGTTWSSSNTGVATINATGLATGDAVNDGTVTITVNKAGISETATLTVN from the coding sequence GTGAGTCTCAGAAAAACCCTTTTATTTATACTTTCCGCCCTGATGCTTGTGCTTGCTGCTTGCAGCGGAGGAAGCAGCGGCGGCGGGGATGACGGAAAAGTCCGGCTGGAGAATATCGTAATAAGCCCTCCTTCCGCCAGTATAATAATAGGGCGCACGGTTCAGCTTGAGGCTGTTGCCCTTTACTCGGATGACACTAGCGTTGATATAACAGTCAACCCGGAAGCCGACTGGAGATCATCCGACAACGCCATAGCCACAGTAAGCCAGACCGGGCTTGTCACAGGGTATGCAAACGGAACAGCAACGATTACTGTTGAATATAAAAATGTTACCAAATCAGCAACTGTCCTTGTTGGGGACGGTGAAATACTCATAGGTGTAGCAGTCACCCCCACAAAACCGACTCTTTCACTCGGTTCATCAAACCAGCTTACCGCAACCGGAGTTTATCATAACACTGCCCTCGGCAAAGTAACCAAGGATGTCACAGCAACCGCAGTCTGGGAAAGCTCCGCCCCGGCAGTTGCAGGTGTTAACAATAACAGCGGGAGCAAAGGTTTTGTGCTTTCCGCATCTGCCGGAACAACAAATGTCACAGCCTCTCTCGGCGGTTTTACAGGCACGGCTGTCATAACCGTGAGCAGCGCAACACTGCAAAGGGTGGAGATCGAGCCGGATGAACCTGTGAACGCCGCTGGCGCCACAAGGCAGCTTACCCTTGTGGGGTATTACTCAGACGGAACTACGAGAAACGTAACTGCTGATGCCACTTGGGTTTCCCAAAGCACGAATGTGGCAACAGTGAGCAACGCATCAGGCTCCAAAGGGCTTGTAAACACGCTTGCTGTGGGAACATCCGTAATTGTTGCTGCAGTAGGCTCCATCACGGACACCACAACAATTCACGTTGAGCCTATCAGCGTTACTTCCATAGATATAACTCCCGCAGTGGTGAGCCTCCCCTCCGGCACAACGGTTCAGCTTACCGCCACAGGCACATATTCTGACGGCAGCACGCAGGACGTTACTTCTTATGCTTCATGGTCAACATCAAACGGCGCGAGGGCGACTGTTTCAGGCGGTCTTGTGACCGGCGTATCCGCCGGAACGGCTAATATAACAGCCACAGTAGGCGCTGTTTCACGCTCAGTCACTGTTACGGTAACTGCCGCCGCACTTGTATCAATAGAGATAACCCCGCCTGTGGCTTCAATAGCGAACGGCTTTGATCAGCAGTTCACGGCAACAGGGATATATACAGACGGCAGCACGGCGGACATAACTGAAACCGCAGTGTGGGATTCCTCAAACGGCGCAGCAGCCACGGTGAGCAACGCGGCGGGCACAAAAGGGCTTGCCTCCTCTCTCGCAGCGGGTTCAACACAGGTAACCGCCTCAGTGGGTATGATAAGCAGCGGGGCAGCAACCCTCACTGTGACACCTGCCACTGTGCAGTCTATCCAGATAACTCCCGAAGCACCGTCCGTTCCGCTTGGACTTACCCAGCAGTTTACGGCTACAGCCACATACTCCAATAACACCACGATGGATGTGACCGCCCTTGTGACATGGTCGGTGGAGAGCCCCGTTGCTTCTATAAGCAACGCAGCGGGAACCAGAGGCATGGCTTATACTCTTGCGCAGGGTTCAACGGTTATCACCGCAACTCTGGGCGGATTGAGCGATACCACTAACTTTACCGTAACACCCGCCGTGCTGAATACTGTTCAGGTTACTCCCCTTACCGCAAGCATGTCCAAAGGGAGCACTCAGCAGTTCACCGCAACGGGCATATACTCAGACAACACGAATGTTAACATAACCTCATCCGTTACTTGGGCATCCACAAATGCGGCATCAGCCTCCGTAAGCAACGCCATGGGCACAAACGGGCTTGTGACGGCTGTCAACACAGGAACGGCGACAATATCGGCCTCTCTCAGCGGCGTGACGGGAACCTCAGCGGTTACAGTCACGGCTGTTGCATTGACCCACATATCCGTAACCCCTGCCTCTTCAAGCGTGGCTCTCGGCGCCACCAGACAAATGACGGCGATCGGCATATATTCCGATTATTCAACTCAGGATATAACTGAGCTTGTTACATGGAGCTCCTCCGCCGCGTCAGTCGCTGCCGTGAGCAATGCAGCGGGAACTAAGGGGCTTGCGACAGGAATTGCGGAAGGAACTGCAACTCTGACGGCATCATACAGCGGGGTAACGGGAACAGCATCGCTGACTGTTAACCCTGCGGCGCTTACATCTATTGTCCTTAACCCCATTATGGTGAACAGTCTCCCTGTGGGCAGCACAAGGCAGTTCCTTGCTACTGGCTACTATTCCGACGGTTCATCCATGGATGTAACTGCCATTGCCGCATGGAGCTCAAGCGTAACAGCAAGGGCAACAGTGAGCAACGCCGCCGGCAGCAAAGGGCTTGTGACGGCAATATCAGCAGGTTTGACAAACATTACCGCCGCCATAGGCTCTGTTACATCTGCCAATGCGCCTGTTACGGTAACCCCTGCTACCCTCACTGCGATAAATATTACCCCTGTGGTTCCTTCCGCCTATGAAGGCACAACTGTTCAGTTCACTGCGACAGGCGTATATACTGATGGTACAAGCGGGGATATAACTTCGGCAGTCACATGGATTTCTGATAACCCCGCCGTTGCCTCAATCAGCAACGTTGCCGGAACAAAGGGGCTTGCGACCGCAATAGCCAATAACGCGACACCTGTTACCATAATCGCTTACCTTTCAGGCGCAGCGGGCTCAACAACACTCAAGGTGGATGCGGCTACGCTGACATCAATTGCAGTAACTCCTGCGGGCGTTTCTGTAGCTCTGGGCAACAGCCAGCAGTTCACCGCGACCGGAACATACTCCACAGGCTTCACGGCGGATATTACAGAGCAGGTGACATGGACACTCAGTGACTACTCCATAGCTTCCATAAGCAACACGGCAGGCTCCAGAGGGTTTGCCGTTTCTGTGGCTCAGGGCTCAACAACTGTCACAGCCACACTCGGCAGCGTGACTTCTCCGTCTGTGACACTGACGGTTAACCCGGCAACACTTACAAACATAACCGTTACCCCGGCTCCGTTCTCCGTGGTTGTGGGTGAGGTCGTTCAGCTTACGGCAATAGGGCATTACTCCAACGGAAGCACGTCTATTATAACGGAAACTGCAAACTGGACATCTCTCATGACTTCCCGCGCCACAGTCGGTAATACGGCGGGGGTTGACAAAGGACTGGTGACAGGTGTTGTTGCAGGCTCCACAACAATAAGGGCAACTGTCGGCGCGGTTATAGGTTCATCCGCCGTTACCGTGACAGGATATGCCATTACATCAATATCACTCACCCCTCCGGCAGCGACAATAGCCAACGGGGCTACTCAGCAGTACACGGCTATTGCCACATACACCAACGGTTCCACAGAGGACATAACAAACGCGGCGGGTACTACATGGTCAAGCAGTAATACGGGCGTGGCAACCATAAACGCAACCGGGCTTGCCACCGGAGATGCGGTAAATGACGGAACAGTTACTATAACTGTTAATAAAGCAGGAATATCAGAGACCGCCACACTGACGGTTAACTAA
- a CDS encoding ArsR/SmtB family transcription factor has translation MENTESRVRILKGFADESRLKILMLLNIRPLCVCEINYMMDIALSTISAHLKVLKKAGLIFDKKEGRWITYTLTDDPYCIRLLNICSEGIDFSEEKKKLASADRVMCAEKLYE, from the coding sequence ATGGAAAATACTGAATCAAGAGTAAGAATACTTAAGGGGTTTGCGGATGAAAGCAGGCTTAAAATATTGATGCTGCTTAATATACGCCCCCTGTGCGTGTGTGAGATAAATTATATGATGGATATAGCCCTTTCCACTATTTCGGCTCATCTCAAAGTGCTTAAAAAAGCAGGGCTTATTTTTGATAAAAAAGAGGGGAGGTGGATAACCTACACTCTCACGGATGATCCTTACTGCATAAGGCTGCTGAATATCTGCTCGGAGGGAATAGACTTTTCTGAGGAAAAGAAAAAACTTGCCTCGGCAGATCGCGTTATGTGTGCTGAAAAGCTTTATGAATAG
- a CDS encoding PAS domain S-box protein — protein MDSRNGNADKAGFRLSPEQPSLSKKILNDEQRFSERILLVIDSLSGHILDASIAAVHFYGYPFERLISMKITEINTLPYFVVMKKRLEAAKNSRSNFIFPHRLADGRVRDVEVISKTHLFDGKRYLLSEIKDITDTGRATG, from the coding sequence ATGGACAGCCGCAATGGCAATGCAGACAAAGCCGGTTTCAGGCTCTCTCCGGAGCAGCCTTCATTATCTAAAAAAATTCTGAATGATGAACAGCGTTTTTCAGAGCGTATTCTTCTTGTTATAGATTCCCTGAGCGGGCATATTCTTGATGCCAGCATCGCTGCCGTCCATTTCTACGGTTATCCTTTTGAGCGTCTCATTTCCATGAAGATAACCGAGATAAACACACTGCCTTACTTTGTGGTGATGAAGAAGAGGCTGGAAGCTGCTAAAAACAGCAGAAGCAACTTTATTTTCCCCCACAGACTTGCTGACGGCAGAGTGAGGGATGTGGAGGTTATTTCAAAGACTCATTTATTTGACGGGAAGAGGTATCTTCTTTCTGAAATCAAGGATATTACAGACACAGGCCGGGCGACAGGCTGA
- a CDS encoding sigma-54-dependent transcriptional regulator gives MDTYKIMLVDDDLSHLEYTARIIGKSFTQKPVCINDSREVLTTLEEGGFCLILLDINMPHINGLELLTDINFRFPEIPVVIVTAAEDSETVVFAVRQGAFDYVTKASGKNRLVAAVTKAVKHYFTMKELDKLKEDFFDPADHSMISQKFVSNSPRMARVFGYMKNIAPTPTPVLITGETGVGKELIAELIYDMSGMKGRMVKVNVSGLDDTVFSDTLFGHVKGAFTGADGMREGLVKSAENGVLFLDEIGDLEQSSQVKLLRLLQDNSYYPLGSDTVRQVNTKIVAATNRDLKTMSETGEFRKDLYYRLMFHNITIPPLRERKEDILPVTEHLLAEIAEKYNTRKPVITAPALILMTGYEYPGNVRELEGILHDMVAESHPEIIDDKLVADYFRRKGLKLAVQIEIPGLADRLEISYRGVFPTIKEVSDHLIQMALDEAEGNISKAAQLLGINRQTIYRHLSEQ, from the coding sequence ATGGATACTTACAAAATAATGCTGGTCGATGATGACCTGTCACACCTTGAATATACAGCACGTATCATAGGCAAGAGCTTCACCCAGAAGCCTGTCTGCATTAATGACAGCCGTGAGGTTCTCACCACTCTTGAGGAAGGCGGATTCTGCCTTATCCTGCTGGATATTAACATGCCTCATATCAACGGGCTTGAGCTTCTGACCGACATCAATTTCAGGTTCCCGGAAATCCCTGTGGTTATAGTGACCGCCGCGGAAGATTCCGAAACAGTTGTTTTCGCCGTGCGTCAGGGCGCTTTTGACTATGTTACGAAAGCATCCGGCAAAAACAGGCTGGTAGCCGCCGTTACCAAAGCTGTTAAACACTATTTCACCATGAAGGAACTGGATAAGCTTAAGGAAGATTTTTTTGATCCGGCTGACCACAGCATGATTTCTCAAAAGTTTGTCTCAAACAGTCCAAGAATGGCGCGTGTTTTCGGCTACATGAAAAATATAGCCCCCACCCCTACCCCTGTTCTCATCACCGGGGAAACAGGAGTCGGTAAGGAATTGATAGCAGAGCTTATTTATGATATGTCCGGTATGAAGGGGCGTATGGTAAAGGTTAATGTATCAGGCCTTGATGACACTGTGTTTTCCGATACCCTTTTCGGCCACGTTAAGGGCGCTTTTACCGGAGCGGACGGAATGCGGGAAGGTTTGGTGAAATCCGCGGAAAACGGGGTGCTTTTTCTTGATGAAATAGGCGATCTGGAACAAAGCTCACAGGTTAAGCTTCTCCGGCTTCTTCAGGATAATTCATACTACCCTCTGGGCTCGGACACTGTACGGCAGGTGAACACCAAAATTGTCGCCGCAACAAACAGAGACCTGAAAACAATGAGCGAAACAGGAGAGTTCCGCAAGGATCTCTACTACCGCCTCATGTTCCATAATATAACCATACCTCCGCTGAGAGAGCGCAAGGAGGATATTCTCCCTGTAACGGAGCACCTGCTTGCTGAAATTGCGGAAAAATACAATACGCGCAAGCCGGTTATAACTGCGCCGGCTCTTATACTGATGACCGGGTACGAGTACCCAGGCAACGTGCGGGAGCTTGAAGGCATACTCCATGACATGGTGGCGGAGTCACATCCTGAGATCATAGATGACAAGCTGGTTGCAGACTATTTCAGAAGAAAAGGGCTTAAGCTTGCAGTGCAGATCGAGATCCCCGGTCTCGCAGACAGGCTTGAGATTAGCTACAGGGGCGTTTTCCCAACCATAAAAGAGGTCAGTGATCACCTCATACAGATGGCGCTGGACGAAGCGGAAGGAAATATTTCAAAGGCGGCTCAGCTTCTGGGAATAAACAGGCAGACAATCTACAGACACCTTTCCGAACAGTAG
- a CDS encoding arsenate reductase ArsC — MKKSVLFVCIHNSARSQMAEALLNSMAPDKFIAESAGLEPGKLNPFAVRAMAEIGIDISKNSTNAVADYLKEGRQYDYVIAVCDKEAAEQCPIFPGTGEKLHWAFADPSSFKGTDEETLAFAAFVRDEIESRIKEWLSGF; from the coding sequence ATGAAAAAAAGTGTCCTTTTTGTATGCATTCACAACAGCGCCAGAAGCCAGATGGCCGAAGCCCTGCTGAACAGCATGGCTCCCGATAAATTCATTGCCGAAAGCGCAGGACTGGAACCGGGTAAGCTTAACCCTTTCGCAGTGCGTGCTATGGCGGAAATAGGCATAGATATTTCGAAAAACAGCACAAATGCAGTGGCAGACTACCTTAAGGAAGGCAGACAGTATGACTATGTGATTGCTGTCTGCGATAAGGAGGCTGCCGAGCAGTGCCCGATATTCCCCGGAACGGGTGAAAAACTCCACTGGGCGTTTGCAGATCCCTCATCATTTAAAGGAACGGATGAAGAAACACTGGCATTCGCAGCATTTGTAAGGGATGAAATTGAGAGCAGGATTAAGGAGTGGCTCAGCGGTTTCTAG
- a CDS encoding ATP-binding protein, giving the protein MKNTIKLSFRPDISVIADECEKLESVLTETGIEASPALKVRCIAHEILVNVVRHGKLRGETGNITLDIDIQENKIEMLFIDNGAEWMPDNEVIRHPFRYSSEEELYAPSGKGLRLIGAMCRTYRMVRYNGRNHTSVSVELK; this is encoded by the coding sequence ATGAAAAATACAATAAAACTTTCTTTCAGGCCGGATATTTCCGTGATTGCCGATGAATGTGAGAAGCTTGAGTCTGTTTTGACAGAAACCGGAATAGAGGCTTCCCCTGCGCTCAAGGTGCGCTGCATAGCCCATGAGATTCTGGTAAATGTAGTCAGACACGGCAAGCTGCGCGGTGAAACAGGGAACATAACCCTTGATATAGATATTCAGGAAAACAAAATAGAAATGCTGTTCATAGATAACGGTGCAGAATGGATGCCTGATAATGAAGTTATCAGACATCCTTTCCGCTACAGCTCCGAGGAAGAACTTTACGCCCCTTCGGGCAAAGGACTCAGGCTTATCGGAGCCATGTGCCGCACTTACCGTATGGTCAGATATAACGGCAGGAATCACACGTCTGTTTCAGTTGAACTGAAATAG